The window TTCATTGAAATTAACTAggcctctttgtttttttttaataggtccATTCTAGAGTGAGCCAAGTTGGCTTGATCTTGGAATCCTCATCAtaaattcttaacttttttttttccttttttttatgatttttttttgctagtaGTCTTAATGTCTAAATCCACCTTTTAAAGTTACAATGacattccttctcaaaaaaaagaagttacaatgacattcttatataattttttaaaaattatcaagggtattttggtcaattaatTTCGTTGTTGGTTCCCTTATTATATAGCATTGATTATCTAGGGTGCTAATTGCGAAAGAATATGCTGTGAAAAATTCGTTAACACGGATTCATGATGAAAAAATCTCTAAGGTTATAGCCGTCTCATGGAATACAATTTTATAACATACTccgcaataatttttttttctttttctttttttaaactagAAATATTAGTCTCTTTGGGAATTGGGAGTTACAAGTATTTTTAAGTAATATGTATTGCTTAGTATTTTCATTGTATTTGAAAGTGGcttgtaatatttttttcaataattaagtGAAAATAAAGCCTTGGATACTAAAGGAAtatacttgttttatttataaaaataattttttttttttttgcttagcaTATTAGAAGgcacattttaaaataaaaaatgattaagaAATTGTTTTCCACTCCTTGAAACCTCTCCTTTGTGATTGCAGGACCCTATTAAATGACTTTCTCAACATTTTGATTTAAGTACATATGCCGAGAAGCTAATTTATGTGTTGATGCACTTGTCaaacatgaaaattttcttgtatatacttatattttattttacaaccTACCACCAGATGCCTGTGGTGGAGATAACTCTTGCTAGGATGGATTATgtctataataatttttatatttttttaataattcaatagttggggtaGAAGGAATTTGAATATtgaatgtattttttaaaaacaccaGAAAGTGCTaaccaattaagttacaaaactcaacaaaaataGGTCAAACCCCTCTCTTATCTTTTGTGCAACAATTACAAATATTTCTTTCggtgaaatttaaaattgttaagatttttaATTATGAGAACTAAAGTGAGCATGGTATAAGgctttggtttttattttatttaaatatgaatGAAAGTAAATTGAGAATCGTATtcaaaataatactaaattttataaattttcagCTGTAAGGACTACCATCAATCTTCATACACATTTTGGgagaaaaacttaaaaaacccTAAAGTCAATCgcttttaacaaatttaattcttaattttaattttatttttattttaagcatTATGtctatattaattataaatcatACAGTACTAAATGAATAACTTGTTTATGTCATcatttccattttcttcttacaatttgtttttttttgacattaacattttttagaaaattaatgatttttttaaaagcatcTTGTAGAAAATTATCTTACTTTTCTGTGTTTGttaactattttaaaataagttagAAAACTATCtcttaacttcccttatttagattacagtaaaataaaattgtttttcataattttatgaaaaacaactttttttcacaccaaactaaataaggaaagtaaaaaaatacTTCTACTTTGACtcatttccttttatactatcaaatacaaaaaaatgcaaaaattattttcacaaaagGTTATCCATCGAAGCATATCATTTTAATCTATTATTCATGTTTaagcttctctcttttttagcaatattatcttcttctttttttctctagtGTTATGCCcacttttatctctctctcatagttTCTTTCTTTAATGTGGGGATGATGATAACCACCCACAATGAAAACGGTGTGCTATGAATGTAACAAATACCAAAGAGAATTTTCATCTCAACAAATATGGATGTATTTCGGTTGTCAtgaccaataaaaattaaaaagtcaaatGTAATTTTTTCACAAAGAACAAACTTTAagttattttattctacttttCCAAAAGTTTTTAACTTGCAAAATAATGATTATGTTTTTGGTGTAATTATTGTGGGATTTGCTAGTAAACGTAAtggttaaataaaaagaagtgcACGTGTAAAGTCATGATTAGGAAGACATGTCATCATTAATCAATTTCTGACAGGTGAGGCTATCATCACCTCAGGAAATTAAATGTGGGAGAGAATTTTGAACttaaacaaaaagttaaaaacgcGTGGTGTTGTATTGTAGTAGTTGCTGTAGTGttgtgtgaaaaaaataaaaacaaaaaaagcaaaaacaaaaatttgcaaatttcaatttcaatttcaacaaaaaaaaaaaaaaaaaaaaagagtgagttGCCAACTGCAAAAAGTgccaacccaccaccacccacacacacttatattctctctctctcttttattcaaaaaaaaaaaaaaaaaaaaaaatctctctctctctctctgtctcactACATATGCAGATGATTTGCAGGACATCATCTGCCATGGCTGCCTTTCCTTGCTCAAGGGTTagtctctatttctctcttcatattttttgtttttcccttcctTTCATTTCTATgccttttttcatttatatggGTAAAAAGGTTACAACTTGCttgtaaatttatttactttttgttgttttctttgttgggtttttgataGACTCTGGATTTATGGTCTTTTTGTGATCCATATTGTGGTTTGGTTTgagggttttcttttttgttgagaaacttttGTACCCACTTAAAAATTTACAATCTGGAGTGGAGTTcttagaaacccaaaaaaaaaaaaatgtcatataagTTTAACTCTGTGTTTCCTATCAGAAAATGCCTTGAAATGTTTGTGTTTGCTTTTGGAATGAAATCTATGATTTGgggtttcttttttcctcttttttgtttttgttttcttttttgaatagtGGTTTCCAATCTATGAATTTTCTTGGCAATTACTGTCTCTGATGTTGTTTAGTTGGAACTGTGAGCAAATACCCTGATATGGAGGAAGATAAATGTGTATCTTAAAAAAGGAGGAGAGTTTGTTTTGATGgattttacaatttaaatacTAAATTCGGTACTTCATTCGAGTTTTACTGTAGTTTAGGCAAATGGGTATTTCGATTTGCAATGATACCCTTTTTCCACTACCTCTTGTTAATTTTGCGGTTAGAACCTACTTAGGTTTAGTTTGTGaccttgattaaaaaaaaaaaaattggtattgtCTAGGCAAATGGGTTCTCGTTGATACAATGTTAATTAAATTCTGGTTGATTCTGCAGTTATCTGTACTCTGATAAGAATTTTGGCATGGTCTTGGCAGATAGTTTtggcattttaccaaaattttcccTGCTAGTCAATCCAATGGTTAGAAGCAACTCAACTTAATTGCCTGTTCATATTATCATTTGATGTTATCCAATCTGCAATGTGACGTGTAAACCACAACTCCAACCATACACTCTTCACTATCTTTAATGTGTAAATAGCTGTTAAAATCTCTTAGTTTAACCTGCCAGTTGTGTTGGTTTTGCCTATTCTTTTCTACTGAAATGGATTAAGCTGTCTGCTTGTGATGAAAATGTCCTACATTGAAGCATATTGAAAAGAgttgtttttaataattttgttattaggGGATTTTGATATTTGTGATCTGCGTATTTATTTGGCTGCCGGAGCCAGTCACTCTTATCTTCAGCCTTTGTTTCAGAAAAGATAGTTTTTGACACTAGTTATTGAGTTTATACTTTCACATAGGTGAGGAGTGGGTTCCGTGTTTGGCCTGGCGTGAGACAACTGTGCTTCAGAAAAGGCCTTTTGTATGGATTCCTTCGATTCTTTTCTACACCATTAAAGACCTTGCGTGGAGCTAGTCGATCACTTAGAGTTAATCAATTTTGCAGTGTTGTTAACCTGTCTCCTACATTGCAAATTGAATTGGTAAGCAAATCTctctattttaagttttttgtgCTGCTGATTGCTTGGTGATGCTTGTGCACAATGATCTGCTGCTTAATTGGATACAATCAAAGCGGTATTTTTTTCagatatatttgtaatttttaaaaaaatttcttggtgACAATTACGTTTGTTTCTTTACAAGTTTATTCTTTATTGGTAAATCACTATTGAGTCATGAACCTACATATGATGGTGGATTTTCTGATTCTCTATAATGGCCTAAATATACATAAGGATACATTGAACCAGAATGAAGGTTGATCATCATACATGGCATAAAGAAACCTTACATGTgtatttgttttgtgtgtgtgtcttaAAGGGAAGTGGAAATCTTGCAATTTAAAAGTGGTTTCAAGTCATTCTGGTCACAATATcgttaaaaaatatgaaacatgGTATTGGCAATCCATCTTGGTAAGAGCTTATATGCTCAATACAAAAAAGCTATATACAACATTTAATTAAACGTATCATAAAAATCAGGGACTAAAAAGAACATATCGGTGGTAGGGTGAAATATCAAGTCTACCATATACACTGACGAATGAGTTCATGCCTTGTTTTCCCATAACCATGTTGCATTAGATTTGTCTAATAATCGCACAAGTGCTTATAACTTGTATGGGTATATTAGTTTTATTGGATGACAGATTCTAAAATTACTAGAGACAAAGGAGTGGGATGTGGAAACAAGCTGTTTTGTCAAATCACATGCTGTGTTATCAGTCCCCTTCACTTCACACTGCTGTATCCATTAGTTTTATGCTGCATGGCTACTGGACATTCCAAAatcatagaaaatatttttgaaaagcaAAACCCATCTGGCACATGGTCGCATACCCATATGTGCATGGTTTGTGATATCTGAAGGGATCTTCTGTTAGGTACTTTTGAAATCATTTAATAAATTCAAAGGAGATTTAGTCACCAATGTTAGAGATTAGAGCAAATATATGATCATTTCTTGTCTTAGGCAAACCTGAATCCATTTACATTAGAACACTAAACTTTGATTGATTTTGTAACTAGTTTTCAAATGTTGACCTTTATTGTTTCCCCTATACTCCTTATCAAACATTATGCATTCTTTCCAAATCgtgataattataatttttggcAGAACTATTGACTTCCTCCTACTGACtttaaaaaagggaagaaaaacaAGTATTAACTTCATCTTAATGGGCAATAAGTTAGCTCCATATTCTGCGTACTTCCCTCCAGGGTAAGAGTGGAATAATTTACAATCTCTTGTCTTGATGGCATGACAACCCTTTTTTAAAGAATGAAATTAATCAAAGGGGGGGTGGCAAAACCAGTGGTATACGCACATATCTGAACAGTTTCAACTTGGGACCCTAATTGAAGAGTCTTTACACttttatgattattttgttATGCACCTGAAGGAACTGGTTACTATTACATGCTGGCCTTCACAATTCTGCTGTTTAGTGCACTTTCTCTTGGCTTGCAAAGAGTTAATTGTTATACTTCTTTAATGCACAAGCAGGTGAGTGTTTCTCATTTCTTATATGTGTGCTCCCTAAAGTGGGTGTGCTCAAAATATGTATGAGCCTCTCATCCAAGCTTATAAGTTGACTTAAATACTTAATAAGTATTCCATAAGAGGGTTATGCATGTTCTTCATCACTGGTGCTGATCCCagatttgttattattttcagGTACCATGTTTGAGTGACAACTATGCATATCTTTTGCACGATGTAGATACAGGCACAGTTGGTGTCGTTGATCCTTCTGAAGCTACGCCTGTTATAGAtgctttgaaaaagaaaaaccgaAATTTGACATACATATTGAACACCCATCATCATTATGATCACACAGGAGGAAATGAGGAGCTTAAAGAAAGGTACGGTGCAAAGGTATGATATTGTTATCTTCTGGTCAACTGATTTATTATCTTTATTCTAAAGTATttatctttaaaagaaaatatataaacttttttgtCCAATTGATTTCCATGTTTCAAAGCTTAGTCCCCAAAAATGGTTATGTACGATATATTTTATACAATACACTCATGATGgaaatagatatttatatggagaattttaattaaataaccatTCTGATCtgattttagaatttagatatCCTTCTATGTTGTGCTGGTTACAATTAAATTAGCCTACTTATCTGAGTGgttattttgtttggttgtctTTTTTGTCTTGAAAATGATTTGTGGACCATACCAATCtttcctctttttatatatttctttaaaatttccGTGTTTATTGTATTAGTATTTTTATCTCTTGTAATATTTGATACCGTCAACTTGTCATAATTTTCTAATACATTctaagaattattaaaaatgtgGTAATATTGGTAAAACTAGCTGTAGTAACTACTATTATTGCAGAATATGAATTTTTCAGACTTAGTATTAGTTTAAGAGATTTCCTACAAACTTGATAGAAGTCTTCTTGCCTTGTTCTTGAAGCTGTTCAGTGTATATATTGCTCTCAACTTTCATAAAGTTTTCtacctctccttttttttttttttttgataaactctACTTCTCTCTTTTTACTGTAGGTGATTGGTTCAGCAGTAGACAGAGATAGGATTCCTGGTattgatattattttgaatgatgGAGACAAGTGGATGTTTGCAGGCCATGAGGTGGTTGTAATGGAGACCCCTGGCCATACTCGAGGTCATACTTAATTACACTAGAAAATCCTGATTGTTGTTCTTGAAACATGTTGGTTCAATAATTCTTACttgtcaaataaaaatattcaaaatgaaATGAGCTTGTTTGTTGATGTTACTGGTCTGTAGTTGCTGAATCATTTCAGGACTCTCATTTTCTTCCAAATATTACAAGTTTGTAAAAGCTTTTATTATCTTATCTAGTGCTCATTAATAACTCGCCATCTGTTGCATTACTGTGCTGTATCCTGATCTCTACCATCTTGTTTAATGTTGATTAGAACCATTTTAGTTAACGATATTTGCTTTTTTAAGCTCCTTCACCCTGCCCGGTGTTCTGGTTTCCACTTGTCTCCTATTTTTCGCATCCTTGTATATTTTCTACTGCCATCAAACTCTTCATTTTCACTCTTGacctttcctttattttctttttctttttctttattatttattttttggtggcCCTAATGTGTGTATAGTTTGTAACTCATAAATCAAAGGAAAGAATGGAAAATCCCACTAAGATTTGAAGTCCTGGCATGTTTGTAATTCGACTTTCTTGAAAATGTATTAGAAGTTGCTAGGTTGCACTGTTGCAGCCATtgcattctcaagaaattttgTATAGATGACCCATCTCTAAGATGTACTTGCATATGGTTTAAAATACTCAACAGTTTTTTACATTGCCTCAATTTTGTGCACTCCTTTTCCATTTTGGGGTTGGAGCCCCTCGTATCTGTCTTGAAATTCTTGCTCACAGTTATGCAGTAACCTGTGTCATCTACTTTCTTTTGTTGGCTTAATCAATGAGTTACACCTTCACTTATCTTCCATTCTGCAGTAAAATTTAGGGCCATCTCATCCTGTCTTTTCAAAATCACAACGGTTCTTGGTGCTAATTGTGTCATTTATTTCCTTTGATTCTGCACATTCTACATTTTAAAATGTATAGTTATTGACAGAGGTATCGATATTGTGACTTATAGGTTTACATTTATCCTATAATTTTAGTGCTTTTTATTTCAATGTAGATTCATATCTTGCTAAATTTCCATATTCTGGATCTTATTGCAGGcaaatctatttttttcttcctatatttatttattttttcccaattttctgTTCTCTTTTATTGCTTCCAGGTCACATTAGCTTCTATTTTCCTGGATCTGGGGTAATTTTTACTGGAGACACTTTGTTCAGCTTATCGTGTGGAAAGCTTTTTGAAGGAACCCCTGAACAGGTAATCTTGGCTTGCATTCCTAGTCATGCCCTGTTCCAGAGATCTGATATCTATAAACTGCGCTTTTACTATGACATCTATCCTTTATGACTATATTTAAAAAGTTGAAGAATAGATGTTTTAGATTTAACTGTTAATAAAGTTGAACAAGAGGTAACTAATCTGTCATGCAATAGGGTATTGATTACAGTTGAAAGTAAAATCATGGTCTTTACATCTTATCCATTTAGCTTTGCTTAGaatatttatgttttcttttttctttctgaaaatttaaatatttgaatgcGAAATTTTCTGTTACtgtactattatatatatatatatatatagtggaaAATGCATTTGATGTGGTGTGAGCTTCACAAATATATAACTGAACTTTTTACATGTCATGAgaaagaaatatttaaaatttatgttgTCAGATATTGAAATGCTGAAGTTCTGTGGTTGTATTGCTAAAATGTGTTCTTCGTAGTGACGTTGCAGGCATACTTTTAGTGTTTCTGAGAAATGCAGTAAATTTTCATGCTTTCATGATATCATCATGATTATTGTATTATAACAGTTCCTTTTCTATGTTACAGATGCTATCTTCCCTTAAAAAGATCACGGCTTTGCCAGAtgatacaaatatatattgtgGTCATGAATATACATTGGTTAGTTGTCTTTATCTATTAGCCTTTAGTGTTCCCTACTCAATTTTCTGAAGCTTAAAAGGTATTGAGGCCCTAACTACTAGATATGCATTTTGACAGAGCAATTCAAAGTTTGCATTGTCTATAGAACCCAAGAATGAGGCACTCAAGTCCTATGCATCCCATGTAGCCCATCTTCGCAGCAAGGGCTTGGCAACGGTAATTCCTAGGACTTCTGACTTCCTTTCCTTGATAATGAATATCTTAGGTCTTTTCGGAtatctattttttgaatttttttaacccTGTGATCATTGAGTCTGCATTTAGTGCAAACCTTGACCACTCCCCATGCAGTACGTAAAGAGATCTGTAATCAATAACCTGACCACATGATGCAAATATGTGCTTGATGTGTTAATTCATTTTTGCCCCACAATGGGTCTTTCCTTTATTCCTGCAccctctcttgctcccctttCCCACTGCCCCATTAATGTTCCACCttgattcttatatattttcctAGATGAAAGTTGACCATGTTTTGGATGTGTCTCAGATTCCAACCACACTTAAGATGGAGAAGTCTTGTAATCCATTCCTTCGCACATCAAGTGTGGATATCCGACGGTCCTTAAATATTGCAGACACAGCTGATGATGCAGAAGCCTTGGGCATAATCCGCCAAGCAAAGGATAATTTTTAAGATGTTTTGGAGCCCTGTTTCTTTTTGTGTATAGGATACAGTAAGGCATCCATCTTTGAAATAAACTCCAATGAGATCTCTTTGTCaatatactttttatattttttgtgttgtcAGGAATTTCTTAAGCTAGACTACTATACATATGTTGCTTAAAAGAATAGGTTTGTTATTGAATTACTTCTTGTATTCCTGGAAGAACATACAGCATGTAatgatcaaaattaaaattgtttcATCTAATGAAAATTGGTTGAGATTTGTTCAATTATTCATGAATTAacataagagcattcacatcagttaGTGCAAAATTTCCTtctattttgcaagaaaaaacctattttttctattttacatactcatttttacaaaacatttacatcagtttgtctattatacacatttattcCAATAAAATATTCAATCTGTATGAGTTCTATGCCCAAAGCTCCTCCTCCCACACAAAAATGAACCGGGTCTCTAGTGGCTTATCAGATCCCCATTCTTCCCTCCACTCACCATAATCTCCTCCGTCTGATGCATCCATGCCCTCTCTCCCTCTGACGCTCTGGATCTCCTTAAAGAATCAGAGGATCTTCGAGCTTTGCTCTTGAAGGGATTTGACATGATCGGAGCTTTTGTGATCGGAAAACCCGAGTTGGAACCAAAGGTTCGTGAAGCTATTGATGCTGCTCATAGGTTGAGGAAGCTGCTCTCTAATGGAGGTGGGGATTTGGAGAATAAGCTGCTCTCTAAGTTTGTTTGGGAGACTGGCTGTTTGCTTCGTTGCGAGGTTCCGATTCGGCTTCCGGTTTATTTTCCTGTGAATGATCGGTGGACTGAGGTGAGATCGGTGAGACTGATTGGTGACATCGGTGGACTGAGGGAGAGATAAAAcgagagagaggtgagagtgaggtgaaggagagagaaaaaaaatctaaaatattagATACAAGATCTACAGTAGCTGTGCTTATATGGATGATTACTGTAGCAAATGTGCAAATATGCACAAGTTTAGAAACACTGATGTAGAGCATTTTTGAggcaaaatgtgtaaaattgtgtcCTTTTCTATTATGCAAAACTTTGCATCCACTGATATGGATGTTCTAACACCTTATAAGGAAGAATTGTGTTAGTAGTCACATTTGAGCGTGTATTGGAGATCTTAAACGATTTTATTCTTACATTTTAATCAATTTGGAATCTTATTACAATCTTAGTGATACACTGTCCtaaaatatttggcattgaATTTGAATTGTGTAATTTTTATAGCCCCTCTCAAATATCAAACCTGCTCTATGTATATGCTCTTAAATGAGACCCTGCTTCCTACAACCAACAACCAAATGAGTGGTAAACTACAACACCAGAGAgggttctttctttcttctcgttttattttttatttgaattgaaattacTTAACAATCAACGTGAGGCAAAAAAGCATTTCACcattaggaagaaaattttaatcaatCAATGATGTGGGGTTGGAATGGATGTCGCTTGTAATATCCGATTAGAGATACAACTGCAAAAGTCTATAATGATTTTACAATATTTCCAAATTACCTACCACTTCACATGtgagtcattaaaaaaattttaaattgcaaattgtaGAGGATTCATGAGTGAACgttgtgaatttttgttgtgttcctagcTTCATTGCACTAATTATTATGTCAactttattattcttttttgtgaGGATTATAATGTCAACTTGAAGTGGATGTTATAGAACCTTGTCACTAGCTCCAAAGGTGGCTTCTCCATTGTTGATACTTGATATTGACTACAACAAAATGACAAGGAAAGTCGGTGGTTATAACGTTAGAAGATGGTGCCACATTGGAGCTTTTGTGTGTCttataaaaaaagatgatgagTTTGCCTTGAACTAGGGGGCACTTGGAATGAGTAATgggtttttctctattttttgctaAATGAATAGTGGGTATTAGGTTGTGAAAGTTGgtacttcttttatttttagtacTAAGTACTATAGTTGATGGATGGGTTTACCAAACACTACCTTCCCAGTAGCTTTATTATACATTTTCCAGTCTCAATGGAaagaccctttttccttttcaaggAACTGTCATCACCATCCATGCTTGGACTCACACTACTTGAGTTATAATCTAATGAAAATTGTATATACATATGTGTAATTAATTAGTAATATCTGATTGTGAGACAAGAAAAAAAGTGTATTTCCTATTTTTAATTGTGAGGAATGGTTGCTCAATGCACAAGAAATCACCTTTAATCTTGAAAACTATATATGCACTGCTTAATTTATTAATACCTTGCTTCCTTGTAAACTAAAGCAATGGATGAGATGTCATGCTCATGTAATGGGTAAGACTACTAAAGTGACCTTTAATCGAAATGATGCTTTGATCGATAAGTTTACAGATTATTACATAGTCAAAAAGTGAATCACACGAATGATGGACTAAACTAGTGATAAATGATCATTttgattaaaattaataataattagagtCAATATATAcagttttataattaaaaaaaaaaaaaaaaaaaactccattgGCCTATTGTGGAAAGTCATTTATCAAATCTTGCATTACTCAATATTAggatttgtttttctttttacaatagATAGAAGAATCCCAATTCTCTATTCTTTATTGCCCTAAATTTTCACAAATCTCACTATTACGTTGAGTTAgctaaaacctcaaattttataatcaatTAGTTAAAAATCCTCTACAGtgcacaataaaataaaatttagctcttttattttattttatttgaggcAGATATATAAACAATACAGGCCGGTCAACTAACCAAGGGATAAACAATGCTACTAAAATCTAATTAACTAACAAAACAACTTGTTTTGAATTCTAACAAACAaaacaactttttattattaaaaaaaaaaaaaaaaaaaactacaacttTGGGCGCCAAGCACTTCCTATTTATATAGTCACACACCCGTGCTCATCCAAAATTTTTGGCgtgcactctctctctctctctcatactttctctttctctctctgtgaaactgtctctctctctctctctctctcttttctttttgcattttcttgaTCTGTGAGAAATGGAGGAGCGGTTAACGGAGGTGAACCCTAAGACGTGCGTGGTGCTTGGCGGACGAGGCTTCCTAGGGAAATCGCTGGTCCACAGGCTCTTGCGACTCGGCAAGTGGATTGTCCGAGTCGCCGATTCCGCTCAATCTCTCCAACTCGACTCTTCTTCTGAGTCCGACTCGCTCCTCTCCCAAGCTATCTCCTCCGCTCGCGCTTCCTATCACCAAGTCGACCTTCGCGATTTCTCTCAAATCGTCCGAGGTAACTAACTATTTGCTTTTTCTGGCTGGTTTTGCTTTTATCCGTTTGGACACTCAGAAAATGCGAGAAAAGTGGCTCGGTTGAGCTTGACGTTCgagtgtttttttaatttcgttTGATATATTAGCCGTTCCTGTTTgtttgctgagaaaatgtgagaaagaaagggaaagatTCAAATGCGAGGAAGTTACACTTGGCTTAGCCGGATTGTCTTGTGTTTTTGCGTAGTGTTGAGGCTTTGGTTTTATTATTAATCTAtatctgtttggttgc of the Quercus robur chromosome 10, dhQueRobu3.1, whole genome shotgun sequence genome contains:
- the LOC126701596 gene encoding probable hydroxyacylglutathione hydrolase 2, chloroplastic isoform X2, whose amino-acid sequence is MQMICRTSSAMAAFPCSRVRSGFRVWPGVRQLCFRKGLLYGFLRFFSTPLKTLRGASRSLRVNQFCSVVNLSPTLQIELVPCLSDNYAYLLHDVDTGTVGVVDPSEATPVIDALKKKNRNLTYILNTHHHYDHTGGNEELKERYGAKVIGSAVDRDRIPGIDIILNDGDKWMFAGHEVVVMETPGHTRGHISFYFPGSGVIFTGDTLFSLSCGKLFEGTPEQMLSSLKKITALPDDTNIYCGHEYTLSNSKFALSIEPKNEALKSYASHVAHLRSKGLATIPTTLKMEKSCNPFLRTSSVDIRRSLNIADTADDAEALGIIRQAKDNF
- the LOC126701596 gene encoding probable hydroxyacylglutathione hydrolase 2, chloroplastic isoform X1; this translates as MVLADSFGILPKFSLLVNPMVRSGFRVWPGVRQLCFRKGLLYGFLRFFSTPLKTLRGASRSLRVNQFCSVVNLSPTLQIELVPCLSDNYAYLLHDVDTGTVGVVDPSEATPVIDALKKKNRNLTYILNTHHHYDHTGGNEELKERYGAKVIGSAVDRDRIPGIDIILNDGDKWMFAGHEVVVMETPGHTRGHISFYFPGSGVIFTGDTLFSLSCGKLFEGTPEQMLSSLKKITALPDDTNIYCGHEYTLSNSKFALSIEPKNEALKSYASHVAHLRSKGLATIPTTLKMEKSCNPFLRTSSVDIRRSLNIADTADDAEALGIIRQAKDNF